A single window of bacterium DNA harbors:
- the metH gene encoding methionine synthase, whose protein sequence is MTFREQLQQPRVLLFDGAMGTQIQGMPIRDAEWAGKTGCNEILNLTAPERIAAIHAAYFAAGSDVVETNTFGANRIVLAEYGLEEETRAINRAAAEIARRAAAAAGGPLRYVAGSIGPGTKLISLGQIRFSELHASYLEQALGLIEGGADLLLIETCQDLLQIKTALLACRDAMQALGCDLPLAVSVTVETTGTLLVGSEISAVLAALAPYGIDILGLNCATGPEAMRPYIQQIAAEFPGAVLCQPNAGLPENVNGEMVYALGEEEFVRHLAAMVRQEGVQLAGGCCGTTPTYIRRLAAELAGVVPHPRQPQPAAAISSLFTSVTLRQEPAPFFVGERANTNGSKLFRDYLLANDWDGVVAIGIEQQQTGAHGVDLCVAYTGRDEMADMREAVSRFAARVQLPLFIDSTDVRVLEEALQRYGGRAVINSINLEEGEARADKICGLARRYGAALIALTIDEQGMALEVERKLAVARRLYDIAVGRHGLRPQDLIFDTLTFTLGSGDASLKTAGIATLEGIRRVKAELPGVFTLLGVSNISFGLAPHAREILNSVFLAEAVEAGLDLAIVNVKKILPLYQIDPEDLEHCRDLIYNRGENPLFDFINHFDKKSGKQAEAAGDESQLPIAERIRRRIIAGNRSGLEPMLLEAMQSATAVEIINTLLIPAMREVGDLFGSGRMQLPFVLQSAEVMKFAVDKLQPFMDRSEVPSQNSIVLATVRGDVHDIGKNLVDIILTNNGYKVYNLGIKCEIETMIHKAREVSADALGMSGLLVKSTVVMRENLEELQRRGLRLPVLLGGAALTRSYVEGVCAPVYDAPVVYCADAFEGLAAMGRLREGTLALSAAVAPRPAAAPAPPAPAREFAPIRRDIDIPVPPFWGDRIVEEIDLDTVFGYLTESVLFRGRWGYRRGKLTAAEYQTLLEEHVLPEFRALKKRCKQEKLLVPRVVYGYYPCNSEGDEVILLHPEDGTEWVRFAFPRERQAPFRCIADYFLPRSSGRRDLIALQVATVGDRASTETKRLYQENIYKDYLLLHGLSVESAEALAEYWHRRVREELGITMEDGSSVEELVVQKYRGSRYSFGYPACPDLAENRKLFAILRPERIGVTLTEGDQMEPEQSTSAFIVHHPQAKYFNIQ, encoded by the coding sequence ATGACCTTTCGTGAGCAATTGCAGCAGCCCCGGGTGCTCCTGTTCGACGGTGCCATGGGCACGCAGATCCAGGGGATGCCAATCCGTGACGCGGAATGGGCTGGCAAAACAGGCTGCAACGAGATTCTCAATCTCACGGCCCCGGAGCGGATCGCCGCCATCCATGCGGCTTATTTCGCAGCGGGATCCGATGTGGTCGAAACCAACACCTTTGGCGCCAACCGTATCGTCCTGGCGGAATACGGCCTGGAGGAAGAGACCCGCGCCATCAACCGCGCTGCCGCTGAAATCGCGCGGCGGGCGGCCGCCGCAGCGGGGGGCCCGCTGCGTTATGTGGCCGGCTCGATCGGGCCGGGGACCAAACTCATCTCCCTCGGCCAGATCCGTTTCAGCGAACTGCACGCCAGCTATCTGGAACAGGCCCTTGGGCTGATCGAGGGCGGGGCCGATCTGCTGCTGATCGAAACCTGCCAGGATCTGCTGCAGATCAAGACGGCGCTGCTCGCCTGCCGCGATGCGATGCAAGCGCTCGGCTGTGACCTTCCCCTGGCGGTCTCGGTGACGGTCGAGACCACCGGTACCCTGCTGGTCGGTTCTGAGATCAGTGCCGTCCTCGCTGCCCTGGCCCCCTATGGGATTGACATTCTCGGTTTGAATTGCGCCACGGGGCCCGAAGCGATGCGGCCGTACATCCAGCAGATCGCCGCAGAATTCCCCGGCGCCGTGCTCTGCCAGCCCAACGCCGGACTGCCGGAGAATGTGAATGGCGAGATGGTCTATGCCCTGGGTGAGGAGGAATTCGTCCGTCATCTGGCGGCGATGGTGCGCCAGGAGGGTGTGCAACTGGCCGGCGGCTGCTGCGGCACCACCCCAACCTACATACGCCGCCTCGCTGCAGAGCTCGCCGGCGTCGTGCCCCATCCCCGCCAGCCGCAGCCAGCCGCCGCGATCTCATCCCTCTTCACCAGCGTCACCCTGCGGCAGGAACCCGCCCCTTTCTTCGTCGGCGAACGCGCCAACACCAACGGCAGCAAGCTCTTTCGCGATTACCTACTGGCGAACGACTGGGACGGCGTGGTCGCGATCGGCATAGAGCAGCAACAGACCGGCGCGCACGGCGTCGACCTTTGCGTCGCCTATACCGGTCGCGACGAGATGGCGGATATGCGCGAGGCCGTCAGCCGCTTTGCGGCCCGGGTGCAGCTGCCGCTCTTCATCGACTCCACCGACGTCCGCGTCCTCGAAGAGGCCTTGCAGCGCTATGGCGGCCGTGCGGTCATCAATTCCATCAACCTCGAGGAAGGTGAAGCACGAGCCGATAAAATCTGCGGTCTTGCCAGGCGCTACGGCGCCGCGCTCATCGCCCTGACCATCGACGAACAGGGCATGGCCCTTGAAGTCGAACGCAAGCTAGCCGTGGCCCGTCGTCTCTATGACATCGCCGTCGGCCGTCACGGCCTGCGACCCCAGGATCTGATCTTTGACACCCTCACTTTCACTCTCGGCAGCGGCGATGCCTCCCTCAAAACCGCCGGCATCGCCACCCTTGAGGGCATCCGCCGCGTCAAGGCAGAACTGCCCGGTGTCTTCACCCTGCTCGGGGTCAGCAACATATCTTTCGGCCTCGCCCCCCATGCCCGCGAAATCCTCAACTCGGTCTTCCTCGCCGAAGCGGTCGAGGCGGGACTCGATCTGGCCATCGTCAACGTCAAAAAGATCCTCCCGTTGTACCAGATCGATCCGGAGGATCTCGAACACTGCCGTGATCTCATATACAACCGTGGCGAGAATCCGCTCTTCGATTTCATCAATCATTTCGATAAAAAATCAGGCAAGCAGGCAGAGGCGGCCGGCGACGAGAGCCAGCTCCCCATCGCGGAACGCATCCGCCGACGCATCATCGCCGGCAACCGCTCCGGCCTCGAACCAATGCTCCTGGAGGCCATGCAGAGTGCCACTGCAGTGGAGATCATCAACACCCTGCTCATCCCAGCGATGCGCGAGGTCGGCGACCTCTTCGGCAGCGGCCGCATGCAGCTCCCCTTCGTCCTGCAGTCAGCTGAGGTGATGAAATTCGCCGTCGACAAGCTCCAGCCCTTTATGGACCGGAGCGAGGTGCCGTCGCAGAACAGCATCGTCCTGGCCACCGTACGCGGCGATGTCCACGACATCGGCAAGAATCTCGTCGACATCATCCTCACCAACAACGGTTATAAGGTGTACAACCTCGGCATCAAATGCGAAATCGAGACCATGATCCATAAAGCCCGCGAAGTAAGCGCCGACGCCCTTGGCATGAGCGGCCTGCTGGTCAAATCGACGGTGGTGATGAGGGAGAATCTCGAGGAGTTGCAGCGCCGCGGCTTGCGGCTGCCCGTCCTACTTGGCGGCGCCGCCCTCACCCGCAGCTATGTCGAGGGAGTCTGCGCCCCGGTTTATGACGCCCCGGTGGTCTACTGCGCCGACGCTTTCGAGGGTTTGGCAGCCATGGGCAGGCTGCGTGAGGGCACCCTCGCCCTGTCCGCAGCCGTGGCGCCACGTCCTGCCGCTGCACCGGCGCCCCCGGCTCCAGCCCGGGAATTCGCCCCCATCCGCCGCGACATCGATATCCCGGTTCCGCCCTTCTGGGGCGACCGGATCGTCGAGGAGATCGATCTCGACACCGTCTTCGGATATCTGACCGAGTCGGTCCTCTTCCGTGGCCGCTGGGGCTACCGCCGTGGCAAGCTGACAGCGGCCGAATATCAGACCCTGCTGGAGGAGCACGTTCTGCCCGAATTCAGGGCGCTCAAGAAGCGCTGCAAGCAGGAAAAGCTCCTAGTGCCACGGGTGGTCTACGGCTATTATCCCTGCAACAGCGAGGGGGACGAGGTGATCCTCCTCCATCCCGAAGACGGAACGGAATGGGTGCGCTTTGCCTTTCCGCGTGAGCGCCAGGCCCCGTTCCGTTGCATCGCCGACTATTTTCTGCCACGCTCTTCCGGCCGCCGGGACCTCATTGCGCTGCAGGTGGCGACCGTCGGAGATCGCGCCAGCACAGAAACCAAACGGCTCTATCAGGAGAACATCTATAAAGACTATCTGCTGCTGCATGGACTGAGCGTGGAAAGCGCCGAGGCCCTCGCCGAATACTGGCACCGCCGGGTGCGCGAAGAGCTGGGGATAACAATGGAGGACGGCAGCAGTGTGGAAGAGTTGGTTGTGCAAAAATATCGCGGTTCGCGCTACTCCTTTGGGTACCCAGCCTGTCCCGACCTTGCAGAGAATCGCAAGCTTTTCGCGATCCTGCGGCCCGAACGCATTGGCGTGACCCTGACCGAAGGGGACCAGATGGAACCGGAGCAATCCACCTCGGCGTTCATCGTGCACCATCCGCAGGCCAAATACTTCAATATCCAGTGA
- a CDS encoding rubredoxin, whose protein sequence is MEQYICTNCGFVYDPAEGDPERGIPPGTPFDELPEEWICPVCYASRDRFDPL, encoded by the coding sequence ATGGAGCAGTACATTTGCACGAATTGCGGTTTCGTTTACGATCCCGCGGAAGGGGATCCCGAACGGGGCATTCCGCCGGGAACGCCCTTTGATGAGCTGCCGGAGGAGTGGATTTGTCCGGTCTGCTATGCGAGCCGCGACCGTTTCGATCCATTATGA
- a CDS encoding response regulator transcription factor, translated as MKHNRILLADDHALLRDGLRMVLSSEPGFEVIGEAEDGLKAIAMAAELQPDVLLLDVQMPNMRGTEAISEIKRLVPQIRILVLSMHDREEYILEALRSGADGYILKKSAASELISALHHVVDGELYLSPAIARHVVRKWVQDSQYPPQAMSAESELSDRERMVLKLIAEGHSNKEAAEMLHISPKTIETHRARIMDKLGLRSVPDLVRYAIKNGLIEL; from the coding sequence ATGAAACACAACCGGATCCTGCTCGCGGATGATCATGCCCTGCTGCGGGATGGACTGCGCATGGTGCTCTCCTCTGAGCCTGGGTTCGAGGTGATCGGCGAGGCTGAAGACGGCCTGAAAGCGATAGCTATGGCGGCTGAACTCCAGCCGGATGTGCTGTTGCTCGATGTTCAGATGCCGAACATGCGCGGCACCGAGGCCATTTCTGAAATCAAGCGCCTGGTTCCACAGATCCGGATCCTGGTACTGAGCATGCACGACCGGGAAGAGTATATCCTCGAAGCGCTCAGGAGCGGCGCCGACGGCTACATTCTCAAAAAATCAGCCGCATCCGAGCTGATCTCGGCTCTCCATCACGTCGTGGATGGCGAACTCTACCTCAGCCCCGCAATAGCGCGGCATGTGGTGCGCAAGTGGGTGCAGGATAGCCAATATCCTCCCCAGGCGATGTCAGCGGAATCGGAACTCTCCGACCGGGAGCGAATGGTGCTCAAACTAATCGCTGAAGGTCACTCCAACAAGGAGGCCGCGGAAATGCTGCATATCAGTCCTAAAACGATCGAGACCCACCGCGCCCGCATTATGGACAAGCTCGGTTTGCGGTCCGTCCCCGATCTGGTTCGGTACGCGATTAAAAACGGGCTGATCGAGCTCTAA
- a CDS encoding PAS domain S-box protein encodes MPGSKPEKIEGKAAKRRGGACPAEPASPALTEAPDFADWQQMQEQLRRKAEELETINRIVSLTNASLDLETILESALESVIHAVQADLGVIYLYVPGTTLKLVTSRYRGLSPSEAEVLVPTPEVSTQTWRAIRERRVIYVPDVQAVESFPPLYSLGISSFITIPLYSKDLPLGSLNLGMRDRKPLRLLSMEALTSIGNQIAVAIDHAGLLKNLERENEERRKAEEMARESELRYRQIIDTSPEAVALTDAAGNYQIANDRYAHLFGYETSAAFLAAKPCARQLMTPEFLAELTARLQQLEVGDSMRNLHGQMVRRDGTLFTAEISASMIRDLRGEIKAVIGIVRDITERQSMEEALRKSEERYRTLAEAANDMIFIIDAEDRIVYANRYAANHFNVEPDELVDRVSTRFFGGDANKSQLIKLHEVFRSGKPIYFESKTPFWGRTLWLGTWLAPIFDKEGQVLQVLGVARDITEYKLNSQRLAESEQRFRETIERSVDGYYFLDKDGAITAWNEAFARILQIKPEEMVDLHLFSRATPEVHSKLAKLFAKVKGGQNIANEEINVTLFSGEIRWLSFNARRVIKDGIVIGVEGFVRDVTEQKLVAEALRISEARYRTLFDSIRYEVYGMDPEGRFREINAAFQEAWGPVLGCTVKEAIKERTAARNFKQLVRRVLATQVTVQASFSLKRASGVVHYSATLSPVLTKDGQLIGLVGMNLDVTEQVTTLESLRRVSMRLVQVQEEERRRIAREIHDALGQHMTALQLEIAAASQSLGTRGDASRALTDALQTIEESIELAQNLCYDLRPPLLDDFGLEAALRDLFSEFQEKWGIPIEFETETLHSLLSRDAETALFRVTQEALTNVLKHAQARRIRIRLRRVKHNIVLQIQDDGRGFEMQQMRRLERSGHYGLMTMKERIKLLGGEFEVESSNGGGTTITALLPAELGEKA; translated from the coding sequence GTGCCCGGCAGCAAGCCAGAGAAAATCGAGGGAAAAGCAGCGAAACGCAGGGGGGGCGCCTGCCCTGCCGAACCAGCGAGCCCGGCGCTTACCGAGGCGCCCGATTTCGCAGACTGGCAGCAGATGCAGGAGCAGCTGCGGCGCAAGGCGGAAGAGCTGGAGACGATCAACCGGATCGTCTCGCTCACCAATGCCTCGCTCGACCTGGAAACCATCCTGGAATCCGCCCTCGAAAGTGTCATCCATGCCGTGCAGGCTGATCTGGGTGTGATCTATTTATATGTCCCGGGAACTACCCTCAAGCTTGTCACCAGCCGGTATCGCGGTCTGAGCCCGAGCGAGGCGGAGGTGCTGGTCCCCACCCCGGAAGTCTCCACCCAGACTTGGCGGGCCATCCGCGAGCGCCGGGTCATCTATGTCCCCGACGTTCAAGCGGTGGAAAGCTTTCCGCCGCTTTACAGCCTGGGCATTTCCAGTTTTATCACCATCCCGCTCTACAGCAAGGATCTGCCCCTGGGATCGCTGAATCTGGGTATGCGCGACCGCAAGCCCCTGCGGCTGTTATCGATGGAAGCCCTGACCAGTATCGGCAACCAGATTGCTGTGGCGATTGACCATGCCGGGCTGCTGAAAAACCTGGAGCGCGAGAACGAGGAACGCCGCAAAGCTGAAGAAATGGCGCGTGAAAGCGAACTCCGTTATCGCCAGATCATCGATACCTCGCCGGAAGCCGTGGCCTTGACCGATGCCGCAGGAAATTACCAGATCGCCAATGACCGTTATGCGCACCTTTTCGGGTACGAAACCAGCGCCGCGTTTCTGGCGGCCAAACCGTGCGCTCGCCAGCTGATGACGCCTGAATTCTTGGCCGAATTGACGGCCCGGCTGCAGCAACTCGAGGTTGGCGACTCCATGCGGAACCTTCACGGCCAGATGGTGCGGCGGGATGGCACGCTCTTCACGGCGGAGATCAGCGCCTCGATGATCCGCGACCTGAGGGGAGAGATCAAAGCGGTCATCGGTATCGTCCGCGACATCACCGAACGCCAGTCCATGGAAGAGGCGCTGCGTAAGAGCGAAGAGCGCTATCGCACCCTGGCGGAGGCCGCCAATGACATGATCTTCATCATCGATGCGGAGGACCGCATCGTCTACGCTAACCGCTACGCCGCGAACCATTTCAATGTCGAGCCCGACGAGCTTGTCGACAGAGTCAGCACCCGTTTTTTCGGGGGTGACGCCAATAAAAGCCAGCTGATAAAACTGCACGAGGTTTTCAGGAGTGGCAAGCCGATTTATTTCGAGTCCAAAACCCCCTTTTGGGGACGGACACTCTGGCTGGGTACCTGGCTGGCGCCCATCTTCGACAAGGAGGGCCAGGTCTTACAGGTCCTTGGTGTAGCCCGTGATATCACTGAGTACAAACTGAATTCGCAACGCCTTGCAGAATCGGAGCAGCGCTTCCGTGAGACCATCGAGCGCTCGGTGGACGGCTATTATTTTCTCGACAAGGACGGTGCCATTACGGCATGGAATGAGGCCTTTGCCAGGATCCTCCAGATCAAGCCGGAGGAGATGGTGGACCTCCATCTCTTCAGTCGGGCAACGCCTGAAGTCCATTCGAAACTGGCCAAATTATTTGCCAAGGTCAAGGGGGGGCAGAACATCGCCAACGAGGAGATCAACGTCACTCTCTTCAGCGGCGAGATCCGCTGGCTCAGTTTTAATGCCCGCCGGGTGATCAAGGACGGCATTGTCATCGGGGTGGAGGGATTCGTGCGCGACGTCACCGAGCAGAAATTGGTGGCCGAAGCGCTGCGGATCAGCGAGGCACGATACCGCACCCTGTTTGACAGTATCCGCTATGAGGTGTACGGCATGGATCCGGAGGGGCGTTTCCGTGAGATCAATGCGGCCTTTCAGGAGGCCTGGGGACCGGTCCTGGGCTGTACCGTGAAGGAAGCGATCAAGGAGCGCACGGCCGCGCGTAATTTCAAGCAATTGGTCCGGCGGGTTCTTGCCACCCAGGTGACGGTGCAGGCCTCGTTCTCGCTGAAACGGGCGAGCGGTGTGGTTCATTATTCGGCAACGCTTAGCCCGGTTTTGACCAAAGACGGCCAGCTGATTGGTTTGGTCGGGATGAACCTGGATGTAACCGAGCAGGTGACGACTCTGGAAAGCTTGCGCCGCGTCTCCATGCGGCTGGTGCAGGTACAGGAGGAGGAGCGCCGCCGTATTGCGCGTGAGATTCACGACGCCCTCGGTCAGCATATGACTGCGCTCCAGCTTGAAATAGCTGCTGCCAGCCAGTCCCTGGGCACCAGGGGTGATGCCTCCAGGGCCCTTACGGACGCCCTCCAGACGATTGAGGAGTCGATCGAGCTGGCACAAAACCTCTGCTACGACTTGAGGCCGCCGCTGCTGGACGATTTCGGGCTCGAGGCCGCCCTGCGCGATTTGTTTTCTGAATTTCAGGAGAAATGGGGCATTCCCATCGAATTCGAGACAGAGACGCTCCATTCTTTACTCAGCCGGGATGCGGAGACCGCTCTTTTCCGGGTTACGCAGGAGGCGCTCACTAATGTGCTCAAGCACGCCCAGGCCAGGCGGATACGGATCCGCCTGCGGCGGGTCAAGCATAATATCGTCCTGCAGATCCAGGACGATGGACGGGGATTCGAGATGCAACAGATGCGTCGGCTCGAACGCAGCGGACATTATGGATTAATGACCATGAAGGAGAGAATTAAACTGCTGGGTGGTGAGTTCGAGGTGGAAAGTTCAAACGGCGGGGGTACGACGATCACCGCCCTGCTGCCCGCTGAATTGGGGGAGAAAGCATGA
- a CDS encoding M6 family metalloprotease domain-containing protein, with translation MGWRGGWAAACAIWLVIAPAGLEAAWLEKVPIDLQQPDGRVFMAYMTGDEFCNWLHDAAGYPLLKESGGWYVYARRSGVALLPTTLHAGSTDPAEAGLMPGIPLAAEKLELARQKYWQAPALVSRIAAQTAPKSGVLENLVVFIRCSDDPEFGDAAAIYETSFNSSGVGVNSVVNYFREVSYHQLTVRSHFLPLPGETILSWQDAHQRGYFKPRSDNPLGYADEAERTRREQTLIRDALEAVKSQVPSSLNLDADGDGLIDNIVIILQGTPSAWNTLLWPHAWALYQYAVTINGKRAYSYNLQTQSFVSNGSTQTLVHEMLHNIGFPDLYHYSYDGLNPVGVWDVMASPTDPPQHPGAWCKYKYGHWIGALPEISGNGTYTLNPLTNATSNAFRIPSPAVPDGGQFYVVEYRRRAGSLFESALPDAGLLLYRIDQRDPGHEGDGALPDEVYIYRPNGTPIANGSLWSASLSVESGRTAINDDTNPAPFLADGAPGHLDLFGVGAAGETISFSLAMQLPEAPTPLNPANRARDIPRSVVFSWQAAPGALSYHLQLAADSTFSQPLVDTPGLTLLFWPVNGLEAATTYYWRLRASSSRGAGGWSPAWRFTTLQPADLPVELLSFSASAETDGIVLEWTTATETENFGFEIERRKGEAETASSWEKIGFREGHGNSSSRQSYHFLDPIRTAGTYGYRLRQLDFDGTAFYHPAREVTWTQPQAFSLGPNCPNPFNPATTITYHLAEGGEVFLGIYNSRGQLVRRLATGPQQAGSYAVRWDGCDETGIPAASGVYYSLLRCGNKADRRSMMLLR, from the coding sequence ATGGGATGGAGAGGAGGGTGGGCGGCCGCATGCGCCATTTGGCTGGTGATAGCGCCGGCCGGCCTGGAGGCGGCCTGGCTGGAAAAGGTGCCAATAGACCTGCAGCAGCCGGACGGCCGGGTGTTCATGGCATACATGACCGGGGATGAATTCTGCAACTGGCTGCACGACGCGGCGGGCTACCCCCTTCTCAAGGAGAGCGGCGGATGGTATGTCTACGCCCGTCGTTCCGGTGTGGCCCTGCTGCCGACAACCTTGCACGCCGGTTCCACTGATCCGGCCGAGGCGGGATTGATGCCCGGCATCCCGCTGGCCGCTGAAAAACTGGAACTGGCGAGGCAGAAGTATTGGCAGGCGCCGGCCCTGGTGTCCCGGATCGCAGCTCAGACCGCGCCCAAATCGGGCGTGCTAGAGAACCTGGTCGTCTTCATCCGTTGCAGTGATGACCCCGAATTCGGCGACGCCGCTGCAATCTACGAGACCTCCTTCAACAGCAGCGGCGTGGGTGTCAACTCTGTCGTCAATTATTTCCGTGAGGTCTCTTACCACCAGTTGACCGTGCGATCCCATTTCCTTCCGCTGCCCGGGGAGACTATCCTCTCGTGGCAGGATGCCCACCAACGCGGCTATTTCAAGCCCCGGAGCGACAATCCCCTGGGCTATGCCGACGAGGCCGAGCGTACCCGCCGCGAACAAACCCTGATTCGCGATGCCCTCGAGGCGGTCAAGAGCCAGGTTCCCTCCAGCCTCAATCTGGATGCAGATGGAGACGGCTTGATCGATAATATTGTGATCATCCTCCAGGGTACACCGTCGGCCTGGAACACTCTGCTCTGGCCGCATGCCTGGGCTCTCTATCAGTACGCGGTGACCATCAACGGCAAGCGGGCCTACTCCTATAATCTGCAGACCCAGAGTTTCGTCAGCAACGGCAGTACCCAAACCCTGGTACATGAAATGCTCCACAATATCGGCTTTCCCGATCTCTACCATTATTCCTATGACGGCCTCAATCCTGTCGGGGTTTGGGACGTCATGGCCAGTCCTACCGATCCGCCGCAGCATCCGGGCGCCTGGTGCAAATACAAATACGGACACTGGATTGGCGCCTTGCCGGAGATCTCCGGCAACGGCACCTACACCCTGAATCCCCTGACCAATGCCACGAGCAATGCGTTCCGCATTCCCTCCCCAGCGGTTCCCGATGGCGGGCAGTTTTACGTGGTTGAGTACCGGCGCCGGGCCGGCAGCTTGTTCGAGTCGGCGCTGCCCGATGCGGGTTTGCTGCTCTATCGCATCGACCAGCGTGATCCCGGCCATGAGGGCGACGGCGCCCTGCCGGATGAGGTCTATATTTACCGGCCCAACGGCACACCCATCGCGAACGGCAGTTTGTGGAGTGCTTCCTTGAGTGTGGAATCCGGGCGGACTGCCATCAACGATGACACCAATCCGGCGCCTTTCCTCGCCGATGGCGCGCCCGGTCATCTCGATCTGTTCGGGGTCGGCGCGGCCGGGGAGACAATCTCATTCTCCCTCGCCATGCAGCTCCCCGAAGCACCCACGCCGCTGAATCCCGCCAATCGCGCCCGGGACATCCCGCGTTCGGTGGTTTTTTCCTGGCAGGCCGCTCCGGGAGCGCTCTCCTATCACCTCCAGCTCGCCGCGGATTCCACATTCAGCCAACCGCTCGTCGACACACCGGGCCTGACGCTGCTCTTCTGGCCGGTCAACGGCCTGGAGGCTGCTACCACCTATTATTGGCGTCTGCGCGCTTCGAGCTCTCGCGGCGCGGGCGGATGGTCGCCGGCGTGGCGTTTTACCACCCTGCAGCCGGCCGATTTGCCGGTCGAGCTGCTTTCCTTTTCCGCGTCTGCGGAGACAGATGGGATTGTGCTGGAATGGACTACGGCCACTGAGACCGAAAACTTCGGCTTTGAGATCGAACGCCGCAAGGGAGAGGCCGAAACCGCGAGCTCCTGGGAAAAGATTGGATTCCGCGAGGGGCACGGCAACAGCAGCAGCCGGCAGAGCTACCATTTTCTTGATCCCATCCGCACCGCGGGAACCTATGGCTACCGGCTCAGGCAGCTCGATTTCGACGGCACAGCGTTCTATCATCCGGCGCGGGAGGTGACCTGGACTCAGCCCCAGGCCTTTTCGCTCGGACCAAATTGTCCTAATCCCTTCAATCCAGCGACGACGATCACCTACCACCTGGCGGAAGGCGGCGAGGTCTTCCTGGGGATCTACAACAGCCGCGGCCAGCTTGTGCGGCGGCTGGCGACGGGCCCGCAGCAAGCCGGCTCCTATGCGGTGCGCTGGGATGGCTGCGATGAGACGGGGATTCCGGCCGCTAGCGGCGTCTATTATAGCCTCCTGAGATGCGGCAATAAGGCCGATCGCCGCTCTATGATGCTGCTGCGTTGA
- a CDS encoding quinone oxidoreductase, with product MIAIRMHQTGGADVLQPEEVALPQPGAGEVRVKLEASGVNFIDIYHRTGLYTVPLPYTPGQEGAGEVDAVGEGVTALRPGDRVAWAMHAGGYAEYAVIPTWKLVRLPEGMDAGLAAAMLLQGMTAHYLAVDTFPLQPGAQALIHAAAGGTGQLLVQIARLRGARVVAVVSTAEKAEIARRCGAEEVVFSSDPEWPQRARAWSGGRGVDVVFDSVGRATFAGSLVALRERGMLVLFGQASGPVPPFDPARLATGGSLYLTRPVLAHYATSAAEVQRRCGDLFTWLQEGCLQVAIARRFLLTEAAAAQAYLASRQALGKVLLVP from the coding sequence ATGATAGCGATACGCATGCACCAGACCGGCGGTGCGGATGTGCTGCAGCCGGAAGAGGTCGCCCTGCCGCAACCCGGCGCGGGTGAGGTCCGGGTCAAGCTGGAGGCGAGCGGCGTCAATTTCATCGATATTTATCACCGCACCGGCCTTTACACGGTGCCGCTGCCCTACACCCCCGGCCAGGAGGGCGCGGGGGAGGTGGATGCAGTGGGGGAGGGTGTGACTGCGCTGCGGCCCGGTGATCGGGTAGCCTGGGCGATGCATGCCGGCGGTTATGCCGAATATGCGGTGATCCCGACCTGGAAGCTGGTACGCCTCCCGGAGGGGATGGACGCCGGCCTCGCCGCGGCGATGCTGCTTCAGGGGATGACCGCCCACTATCTCGCCGTTGATACCTTCCCGCTCCAGCCCGGCGCGCAGGCGCTGATCCATGCCGCTGCGGGGGGGACCGGCCAGCTGCTGGTGCAGATCGCCCGGCTGCGCGGTGCCCGCGTAGTGGCGGTGGTTTCGACGGCGGAAAAAGCGGAGATCGCCCGCCGTTGCGGCGCCGAGGAGGTGGTGTTCTCGAGCGATCCCGAATGGCCGCAGCGCGCCCGGGCGTGGAGCGGCGGCCGCGGTGTCGATGTGGTCTTCGATTCGGTGGGCCGGGCCACCTTTGCGGGAAGCCTGGTCGCCCTCAGGGAGCGTGGCATGCTGGTGCTCTTCGGGCAAGCGAGTGGTCCGGTGCCGCCCTTCGATCCCGCCCGTCTTGCCACCGGCGGCTCGCTCTATCTCACCCGGCCAGTCCTGGCCCATTACGCCACCTCCGCCGCTGAGGTGCAGCGGCGCTGCGGCGATCTCTTCACCTGGCTGCAGGAGGGGTGTCTGCAGGTGGCGATTGCCCGGCGTTTCCTGCTGACCGAGGCGGCAGCGGCCCAGGCGTATCTTGCCTCCCGCCAGGCCCTGGGCAAGGTCCTGCTGGTACCTTGA